In one Desulfoferula mesophila genomic region, the following are encoded:
- a CDS encoding class I adenylate-forming enzyme family protein, giving the protein MNLVEILELNARKFGQKDCLRYNGAGLTFGELNDKASQAAGLLQSWGIAKGDRVGLMSFNTPAYVIAYYGILRAGGVVVPINHKLQAPEVDYILAHSRAKLLLADGALAPVLAKLGSPVRRAALDSDVEGLDRFEALLEGAPPAQPVAVADDDPAQILYTSGTTGKPKGCQHTHQTVLFAGITGALVVKMDFRDRLLMAMPIWHSSPLNNWFMGIQFVGGCTVLLREYHPLHFLEAVQQEKCTVYFGAPISYILPLQMVPHFDTFDLSSMRCWIYGGGPISGDVALDLMKRYQSENFYQVYGMTEAGPTGTTLFPWEQVDKAGSIGGQGLPGADVKVMKFDGTPAGAGETGEIWLKAPSMMKGYLDDPQATAEAFEDGWYKTGDVARVDEDGYMFIVDRSKDMIVTGGENVYSKEVEDAIAANPAVMEVAVLGRPHNEWGETVVAYVVLKQGESADAKDLEGFLADKLARYKIPRDFLFVDELPHTPTGKIMKYRLREESA; this is encoded by the coding sequence ATGAACCTGGTGGAGATTCTTGAACTTAACGCCCGCAAGTTCGGGCAAAAGGATTGCCTGCGCTACAACGGCGCGGGCCTGACCTTCGGCGAGTTGAACGACAAGGCCTCCCAGGCCGCCGGGCTGCTGCAATCCTGGGGCATCGCCAAGGGCGACCGGGTGGGCCTGATGAGCTTCAACACCCCGGCCTATGTCATCGCCTATTACGGCATCCTTCGGGCTGGCGGAGTGGTGGTGCCCATCAACCACAAGCTGCAGGCCCCGGAGGTGGACTACATATTGGCCCACAGCCGGGCCAAGCTGCTGTTGGCCGATGGCGCCCTGGCCCCGGTGTTGGCCAAGCTGGGCTCCCCGGTGCGCCGGGCCGCCCTGGACAGCGACGTGGAGGGTCTGGACCGCTTCGAGGCCCTCTTGGAAGGCGCGCCCCCGGCCCAACCGGTGGCCGTCGCCGACGATGACCCGGCCCAGATCCTCTACACCTCCGGCACCACCGGCAAGCCCAAGGGCTGCCAGCACACCCACCAGACGGTGCTGTTCGCGGGCATCACCGGGGCCCTGGTGGTCAAGATGGACTTCCGCGACCGGCTGCTCATGGCCATGCCCATCTGGCACTCCTCGCCGCTCAACAACTGGTTCATGGGCATCCAGTTCGTGGGCGGCTGCACTGTGCTCTTGCGCGAATACCACCCCCTGCACTTCCTGGAGGCGGTGCAGCAGGAAAAGTGCACTGTCTACTTCGGCGCGCCCATCAGCTACATTCTGCCCCTGCAGATGGTGCCCCACTTCGACACCTTTGACCTGAGCTCCATGCGCTGCTGGATCTACGGCGGCGGGCCCATCTCCGGCGACGTGGCCCTGGACCTCATGAAGCGCTACCAGAGCGAGAACTTCTACCAGGTCTACGGCATGACCGAGGCCGGCCCCACCGGCACCACCCTGTTCCCCTGGGAGCAGGTGGACAAGGCCGGCTCCATCGGCGGCCAGGGCCTGCCCGGCGCCGACGTCAAGGTGATGAAGTTCGACGGCACCCCGGCGGGCGCGGGCGAGACCGGCGAGATTTGGCTCAAGGCCCCCTCCATGATGAAGGGCTATCTGGACGATCCCCAGGCCACGGCCGAGGCCTTTGAGGACGGCTGGTACAAGACCGGCGACGTGGCCCGGGTGGACGAGGACGGCTACATGTTCATCGTGGACCGCTCCAAGGACATGATCGTCACCGGCGGGGAAAACGTCTACTCCAAGGAGGTGGAGGACGCCATCGCCGCCAACCCGGCGGTAATGGAGGTGGCGGTGCTGGGGCGGCCGCATAACGAGTGGGGCGAAACGGTGGTGGCCTACGTGGTGCTCAAGCAGGGCGAGTCGGCCGACGCCAAGGATCTGGAGGGCTTTTTGGCCGACAAGCTGGCCCGCTACAAAATACCTCGCGACTTTTTGTTCGTGGACGAGCTGCCCCACACCCCCACCGGCAAGATCATGAAATACAGGCTGCGCGAGGAAAGCGCCTAG
- a CDS encoding MerR family transcriptional regulator, whose protein sequence is MRKEAAPPTRTWTIAELARELEISTRTIRFYEEKGLITPERTSGNRRVYSKRDRARLKLILRGKRFGYSLEEIGEMIGMGAVDLAEAEQIRRSLAYGDKKLGEIRQRIEELRMLAGDIETMRAKLLAKLRELERQGGSLSHEPGGDS, encoded by the coding sequence ATGAGAAAAGAAGCCGCACCGCCCACCCGGACCTGGACCATCGCCGAACTGGCCCGGGAATTGGAAATCAGCACCCGCACCATTCGCTTTTACGAGGAAAAGGGGCTCATCACCCCGGAGCGCACTTCGGGTAACCGGCGCGTCTATTCCAAGCGGGACCGGGCGCGGCTGAAGCTTATCCTCAGGGGCAAGCGCTTCGGATACTCCCTGGAGGAGATCGGGGAAATGATCGGCATGGGCGCGGTGGATCTGGCCGAAGCGGAGCAGATTCGCCGCAGCCTGGCTTATGGGGACAAAAAACTGGGGGAAATCCGCCAGCGCATCGAAGAATTGCGAATGCTGGCCGGGGATATCGAAACCATGCGGGCCAAACTGCTGGCCAAACTGAGGGAACTGGAACGGCAAGGAGGGAGCTTGAGCCATGAACCTGGTGGAGATTCTTGA
- a CDS encoding metallophosphoesterase, producing MSWFLTVFLSLYTLLHLLFYRAVRCLLPGGFGARALLGLFLLLMILAPIITVMTGSQGHFGLARLVGTVGYWWMGFLIIALLCLLALSLLRLLALPFSPQAWNWRAPVALALGVAFIITTYGVFAATDIRLKRLNLTTDKLPAGVERLTIVQTSDLHLGQPEGKTRLRKVIKMVKQAKPDLWIDTGDMWDRPLLDVRQEMDLLRQVKPPLGKFMIAGNHEFYVGLATAFELSREAGFSVLENLGQAVGPLYLAGVYDARAIHPEWDAAALAGAQPGRFTIFLRHRPLFNQTTAGQVDLQLSGHTHGGQVWPAHLITSRIFPFFAGLYHPAPKTALYTSRGTGTWGPPMRLFSPPEVTIIQLTRRSGAK from the coding sequence GTGAGCTGGTTCCTCACCGTATTCCTGAGCCTCTACACCCTGCTGCACCTGCTTTTTTACCGCGCGGTGCGCTGCCTGCTGCCCGGAGGCTTCGGCGCCCGGGCGCTCCTGGGCCTGTTCCTGCTGCTCATGATCCTGGCCCCCATCATCACCGTGATGACCGGCAGCCAGGGACACTTCGGCCTGGCCCGTTTGGTGGGCACGGTGGGCTACTGGTGGATGGGATTTCTGATCATCGCCCTGCTGTGCCTGCTGGCCCTTTCCCTATTGCGCCTGCTGGCCCTGCCTTTTTCACCCCAGGCCTGGAACTGGCGGGCGCCCGTGGCCCTGGCCCTGGGCGTGGCCTTCATCATCACCACCTACGGCGTCTTCGCGGCCACCGACATCCGCCTGAAGCGCCTGAACCTCACCACCGACAAGCTGCCCGCCGGAGTGGAGCGCCTGACCATAGTGCAGACCTCGGACCTGCACCTGGGCCAGCCCGAGGGCAAGACGCGCCTGCGCAAGGTCATCAAGATGGTGAAGCAGGCCAAGCCCGATTTGTGGATCGACACCGGCGACATGTGGGACCGCCCTTTGCTGGACGTGCGGCAGGAGATGGACCTGCTGCGCCAGGTGAAGCCGCCCCTGGGCAAGTTCATGATCGCGGGCAACCATGAGTTTTACGTGGGTTTGGCTACCGCCTTCGAGCTCAGCCGGGAAGCGGGTTTTTCGGTGCTGGAGAACCTGGGTCAGGCGGTGGGGCCGTTGTACCTGGCCGGGGTATACGACGCTCGCGCCATCCACCCCGAGTGGGACGCGGCGGCCCTGGCCGGCGCCCAGCCGGGGCGCTTCACCATCTTCTTGCGCCACCGCCCCCTGTTCAACCAGACGACGGCCGGCCAGGTGGACTTGCAGCTTTCCGGCCACACTCACGGCGGCCAGGTGTGGCCGGCCCATCTCATCACCAGCCGCATCTTCCCATTTTTCGCCGGGCTCTATCACCCGGCCCCCAAAACAGCGCTCTACACCAGCCGGGGCACCGGCACCTGGGGACCGCCCATGCGCCTGTTCTCCCCGCCCGAAGTCACCATAATCCAACTGACCCGGCGCTCCGGGGCCAAGTAA
- a CDS encoding bile acid:sodium symporter family protein: MRSRDLALIIVAFLGIAGGVFLPDMAGLFSPLTVYMMMTILYLAFLRIDFRALVRLNRADLGEMLWWSSIKLFVLPVGLWYLFRWLAPGWALPVLLLSAVSVGVTAPFFTQMLGGNAHRTLQLTVLTSVVVPLTLPALVKLLAGAEIDIPFTHMARMLAQVIFVPLVLAWLTLRLLPALAEGLGRIQFPLILALFFFINMGVFAPFATFFFSQASQVLAAVGIAFGLAALYLGVVWVMGPLSGWRMDLVSCGSGLIFINNVLVVVFAAKFFGPRNPLLSALYLLPVYLMLLPLRALAGQQERRAPAGDKP, from the coding sequence ATGCGATCTCGCGACCTGGCGCTCATCATCGTGGCCTTCCTGGGAATAGCCGGGGGGGTGTTTCTGCCGGACATGGCGGGCCTTTTCAGCCCGCTCACCGTGTACATGATGATGACCATCCTGTACCTGGCTTTCTTGCGCATCGACTTCCGGGCCCTGGTGCGCCTTAACCGGGCCGACCTGGGCGAGATGCTCTGGTGGAGCTCCATCAAGCTGTTTGTCCTGCCCGTGGGCCTGTGGTACCTCTTCCGCTGGCTGGCCCCCGGCTGGGCCCTGCCGGTGCTGTTGCTCTCGGCCGTATCCGTCGGGGTAACCGCACCATTTTTCACCCAGATGCTGGGGGGCAACGCCCACCGCACCCTGCAGCTCACCGTGCTCACCTCGGTGGTGGTGCCGCTCACCCTGCCCGCCCTGGTCAAGCTGTTGGCCGGAGCGGAGATAGACATCCCCTTCACCCACATGGCCCGCATGCTGGCCCAGGTGATCTTCGTGCCCCTGGTGCTGGCCTGGCTCACCCTGCGCCTGCTGCCCGCCCTGGCCGAGGGCCTGGGGCGCATCCAGTTCCCCCTGATCCTGGCCCTGTTCTTTTTCATCAACATGGGGGTGTTCGCGCCTTTTGCCACCTTCTTCTTTTCCCAGGCTAGCCAGGTGCTGGCCGCGGTGGGAATCGCCTTCGGCCTGGCCGCTCTGTACCTGGGGGTGGTGTGGGTCATGGGCCCCCTGTCCGGTTGGCGCATGGATCTGGTCTCCTGCGGCTCGGGCCTGATCTTCATCAACAACGTGCTGGTGGTGGTGTTCGCGGCCAAGTTTTTCGGCCCGCGCAATCCCCTGTTGTCGGCGCTGTATTTGCTGCCGGTGTACTTGATGCTCCTGCCCCTGCGGGCCCTGGCCGGCCAGCAGGAGCGCCGCGCCCCGGCCGGAGATAAGCCGTGA
- a CDS encoding cyclophilin-like fold protein has translation MPTPVRLVIEGLELLGHLDESPAGRALAVRLPLAWSAQRWGREYYGPLDQPVGEPAGEGRQEMAVGELAYHPESGLLCLFFGPTPMSRGDEPRAAFPVLPVGKLEGDWEALAALGPQAEGRLEAR, from the coding sequence GTGCCCACTCCCGTGCGCCTGGTCATCGAGGGCCTGGAGTTACTCGGCCACCTGGACGAGAGCCCGGCGGGCCGCGCCCTGGCCGTGCGCCTGCCCCTGGCCTGGAGCGCCCAGCGCTGGGGCCGCGAGTATTACGGCCCCCTGGACCAGCCGGTGGGAGAGCCCGCGGGAGAGGGCAGGCAGGAGATGGCGGTGGGCGAGCTGGCCTATCACCCCGAGAGCGGCCTGCTGTGCCTGTTTTTCGGCCCCACCCCCATGAGTCGCGGCGACGAGCCCCGGGCCGCCTTTCCGGTGCTCCCGGTGGGCAAGCTCGAAGGCGACTGGGAGGCCCTGGCCGCCCTGGGTCCCCAGGCAGAGGGTAGGCTGGAGGCGCGCTGA
- a CDS encoding PaaI family thioesterase codes for MSALSERLAYARRIVGEDPVATLLGIQVVAVDEGAATVSLLPQPHHLNSLGRVHGSTLYALADQAMAVAANTLENPALVVESHISFLGKAEPERRLLAAARLRNASRKLSLWEVEISDDQGRLVALASGRGYHSAGAPLAAKPD; via the coding sequence GTGAGCGCCCTGAGCGAGCGCCTGGCCTATGCCCGGCGGATCGTGGGCGAGGACCCGGTGGCCACCCTGTTGGGCATCCAGGTGGTGGCGGTGGACGAGGGCGCGGCCACGGTGAGCCTGCTGCCCCAGCCGCACCACCTCAACTCCCTGGGCCGGGTGCACGGCTCCACCCTCTACGCCCTGGCTGACCAGGCCATGGCCGTGGCCGCCAACACCCTGGAAAATCCGGCCCTGGTGGTGGAGAGCCATATCAGTTTCTTGGGCAAGGCCGAGCCCGAGCGGCGCCTGCTGGCCGCCGCCCGCCTGCGCAACGCCAGCCGCAAGCTGAGCCTGTGGGAGGTGGAGATCAGCGACGATCAAGGCCGCCTGGTGGCCCTGGCCAGCGGACGCGGCTATCACAGCGCCGGGGCGCCCCTGGCCGCGAAGCCGGACTAG
- a CDS encoding MFS transporter, producing MSAADVSRPSSYRWLIFVVLSCAYLLVYFHRTCPAVVAADLMRDLNAGATSLGLLGSAYFYPYALMQLPAGLLSDTWGPRKTITLFFSLAGVGAIWLGLAGSIAPAIAARTLVGLGVAMVFVPTIKVMTNWFTRGEFARMMGILMALGGVGAYTAAQPLAWLSLILGWRGSFILIGAATLILAGLIWVVVRNRPQDKGLPPVPDTIGDPPGSDGLSLGQGIKMVLANPRFWAVAVWFFITPGVFFAFGGLWGGPYLMQVYGLSKTQAGGVLSMLAVGMIVGSPLLTWISDKILVSRKHTMIITGAGMSLLLAVLYLAPASFSLPSLYLWFFLFSVCSSAIVVIGFTTTKELFPVAIAGTSTGLVNLFPFLGGALLQPITGWLLQIQGGPRGPYSPAMYQQVFLFYLGLALVALVCACLAKDTLPGRKAARSAA from the coding sequence ATGAGCGCCGCCGACGTTTCCCGCCCATCTTCCTACCGTTGGCTGATCTTCGTGGTCCTGTCCTGCGCCTACCTGCTGGTCTACTTCCACCGCACCTGCCCGGCGGTGGTGGCCGCGGACCTCATGCGCGACCTCAACGCCGGGGCCACCTCCCTGGGCCTGCTGGGTTCGGCCTACTTCTACCCCTACGCCCTGATGCAGCTGCCCGCCGGACTTTTGAGCGACACCTGGGGACCGCGCAAGACCATCACCCTGTTTTTCTCCCTGGCCGGGGTGGGGGCCATCTGGCTGGGCCTGGCCGGGTCCATCGCTCCGGCCATCGCCGCCCGCACCCTGGTGGGGCTGGGGGTGGCCATGGTCTTCGTGCCCACCATCAAGGTGATGACCAATTGGTTCACCAGGGGCGAGTTCGCCCGCATGATGGGCATCCTCATGGCCCTGGGCGGCGTGGGGGCCTACACCGCGGCCCAGCCCCTGGCCTGGCTCAGCCTCATCCTGGGCTGGCGGGGCAGCTTCATCCTCATCGGCGCGGCCACCCTGATCCTGGCCGGGCTCATCTGGGTGGTGGTGCGCAACCGGCCCCAGGACAAAGGCCTGCCCCCGGTGCCCGACACCATAGGCGACCCGCCGGGAAGCGACGGTTTGTCCCTGGGCCAGGGCATCAAAATGGTGCTGGCCAACCCCCGCTTCTGGGCGGTGGCGGTGTGGTTTTTCATCACCCCGGGCGTCTTCTTCGCCTTTGGCGGCCTGTGGGGCGGCCCCTACCTCATGCAGGTGTACGGCCTGAGCAAGACCCAGGCGGGCGGCGTGTTGAGCATGCTGGCCGTGGGCATGATCGTGGGCAGCCCCCTGCTCACCTGGATTTCGGACAAGATTCTGGTCTCGCGCAAGCACACCATGATTATCACCGGCGCGGGCATGTCCCTCCTGCTGGCCGTCCTCTACCTGGCCCCGGCCTCCTTCAGCCTCCCCTCGCTCTACTTGTGGTTTTTCCTATTCTCGGTATGCTCAAGTGCCATAGTCGTCATCGGATTCACCACCACCAAGGAGCTGTTCCCCGTGGCCATCGCCGGCACCTCGACAGGTCTCGTCAACTTGTTCCCCTTCCTGGGCGGCGCGCTGCTCCAGCCGATCACCGGCTGGCTGCTGCAGATTCAGGGCGGGCCCCGGGGCCCCTACAGCCCGGCCATGTATCAACAGGTGTTCTTGTTCTACCTGGGCCTGGCCCTGGTGGCCCTGGTCTGCGCCTGCCTGGCCAAGGACACCCTGCCCGGCCGCAAGGCCGCCCGGAGCGCGGCGTGA
- a CDS encoding DUF721 domain-containing protein, translating to MPREPQSLKQILGATLPGSLAQRLPSAQLLAAWRVAAGEGLARRALPVSLEKGGVLVVAVSGAAWKQELSLMGPELCQKLAQAGHPVQRLKLVSAPSLTPPPPPPAPLPELDAGERDQVETAVARVRNPELREALASLGRACRRASKASGK from the coding sequence ATGCCGCGTGAACCCCAAAGCCTGAAACAGATATTGGGCGCGACCCTGCCGGGCTCCCTGGCCCAGCGGCTGCCTTCGGCCCAGCTTTTGGCCGCCTGGCGCGTGGCCGCGGGGGAAGGCCTGGCCCGCCGGGCTCTGCCGGTATCGCTGGAAAAGGGGGGAGTGCTGGTGGTGGCGGTGTCCGGGGCGGCCTGGAAGCAGGAGCTGAGCCTCATGGGGCCCGAGCTCTGCCAAAAGCTGGCCCAGGCCGGTCATCCGGTTCAGCGCCTCAAGCTGGTGAGCGCCCCCAGCCTGACCCCGCCTCCTCCTCCGCCCGCGCCCCTGCCCGAGCTCGATGCCGGGGAGCGGGATCAGGTAGAGACTGCCGTGGCCCGGGTCCGGAACCCCGAGCTGCGCGAGGCCCTGGCATCTCTGGGCCGGGCCTGCCGCCGGGCTAGCAAAGCGTCCGGTAAATAG
- a CDS encoding tRNA1(Val) (adenine(37)-N6)-methyltransferase, producing the protein MEPDPTTHDRLGRHYLEQPAKGFRFAIDSVLLAAFATPAPGPVADLGAGCGVLCVLLAARGLAGPFTALELDPTAAACCERNFARAGLTGQVLVHDLAQPHPELRPASCGLVISNPPFGQPGRGRLSPDPARARARHELRLTADDLWQRARELLRPGARLALCWPPGRLPQALAGLMDNGLAPRRLRLVHGRAELPAKIALIEAVKDGGEELNVEPPLIVYAQGQDYTPEVAAIYRTLC; encoded by the coding sequence GTGGAGCCCGACCCCACCACCCACGACCGCCTGGGGCGTCACTATTTGGAGCAGCCCGCCAAGGGCTTCCGTTTCGCCATAGACAGCGTTCTGCTGGCCGCCTTCGCCACCCCGGCCCCGGGCCCGGTGGCCGATCTGGGGGCGGGCTGCGGGGTGCTGTGCGTCCTGCTGGCCGCGCGGGGTCTGGCCGGGCCCTTCACCGCCCTGGAGCTGGACCCCACGGCCGCCGCCTGTTGCGAGCGCAACTTCGCCCGCGCGGGCCTCACCGGCCAGGTGCTGGTCCACGACCTGGCCCAGCCCCACCCCGAGCTGCGGCCCGCCTCCTGCGGCCTGGTGATCAGCAACCCGCCCTTTGGCCAACCCGGCCGGGGCCGCCTCTCGCCCGACCCGGCCCGGGCCCGGGCCCGGCACGAGCTACGGCTCACCGCCGACGACCTGTGGCAGCGGGCCCGGGAGCTGCTCAGGCCCGGCGCGCGCCTGGCCCTGTGCTGGCCGCCCGGCCGCCTGCCCCAGGCCCTGGCTGGGCTCATGGACAACGGCCTGGCCCCCCGGCGGCTGCGCCTGGTGCACGGCCGGGCCGAGTTGCCCGCCAAGATAGCGCTCATCGAAGCGGTGAAAGACGGCGGCGAGGAATTGAACGTGGAGCCGCCCCTGATCGTCTATGCCCAGGGGCAGGACTACACCCCCGAGGTGGCGGCTATTTACCGGACGCTTTGCTAG
- a CDS encoding DUF1015 domain-containing protein, translating into MPVVAPFRAVRYNPAKVSDLADVVTPPYDVISHEQQESFYATDPYNIIRLELNKKRDSDTAQDNRYTRSAEHFKAWREQEVLVRDASPAFYLSETTYTDAEGNQQVRRGFFTMLRVADLNERKVLPHEKTFTAHKEDRFQLTKAVEANISPIFALYPDDLNEVMAALDQGKEPEPLNDFVDPMGLPQKLYRISDPEACRRVQELMEDKVLFIADGHHRYETALNYRNYMRELHPEAGPDALFNYTLTYLCSMSDPGLTVFACHRLVPRLDGFGAEDFLALAKPYFDVREVNLDGDPEAAKAKLTEALAQADAKSNSMGLVSHDTVKAYLLTLKPGVMSQEAGPDVEGPLADLDVVVLTHLVLDKILGFDNNARDQDHTIRYLADMTHVLQEVKSGRSRLAFLLNPTKVEQVQRVAEAGLIMPRKATYFYPKVLTGLVINLLCHDEQAQDCRK; encoded by the coding sequence ATGCCTGTGGTGGCTCCCTTTCGGGCCGTACGCTATAACCCGGCAAAAGTCTCCGACCTTGCCGACGTGGTGACCCCGCCCTACGACGTGATCAGTCACGAACAACAAGAGTCGTTCTACGCGACCGACCCTTACAACATTATCCGCTTGGAGCTCAACAAGAAGCGCGACAGCGACACCGCCCAGGACAACCGCTACACCCGCTCGGCCGAGCATTTCAAGGCCTGGCGCGAGCAAGAGGTGCTGGTGCGCGATGCCTCGCCCGCTTTTTATCTGTCGGAGACCACCTACACCGACGCGGAAGGCAACCAGCAGGTGCGCCGGGGCTTTTTCACCATGCTGCGCGTGGCCGACCTGAACGAGCGCAAGGTGCTGCCCCACGAGAAAACCTTTACCGCGCACAAGGAAGACCGTTTCCAGCTCACCAAGGCGGTTGAGGCCAACATCTCGCCCATCTTCGCGCTCTACCCCGACGACCTCAACGAAGTGATGGCCGCCCTGGACCAGGGCAAGGAGCCCGAGCCCCTCAACGACTTCGTGGACCCCATGGGCCTGCCCCAGAAGCTCTACCGCATCAGCGATCCGGAGGCCTGCCGCCGGGTGCAGGAGCTCATGGAAGACAAGGTGCTGTTCATAGCCGATGGGCACCACCGCTACGAGACCGCCCTCAACTACCGCAACTACATGCGCGAGTTGCACCCCGAGGCCGGTCCCGACGCCCTATTCAACTACACCCTCACCTACCTGTGCTCCATGAGCGACCCAGGGCTGACCGTATTCGCCTGCCACCGCCTGGTGCCCCGCCTGGACGGTTTCGGGGCCGAGGATTTCCTGGCCCTGGCCAAGCCCTACTTCGACGTGCGCGAGGTGAATCTGGACGGCGACCCGGAGGCGGCCAAGGCCAAGCTCACCGAGGCTCTGGCCCAGGCCGACGCCAAGAGCAACAGCATGGGCCTGGTGTCCCACGACACCGTCAAGGCCTATTTGCTCACCCTCAAGCCGGGGGTGATGAGCCAGGAGGCCGGCCCCGACGTGGAGGGCCCCCTGGCCGACCTGGACGTGGTGGTGCTCACCCATCTGGTGTTGGACAAGATTCTGGGCTTTGACAACAACGCCCGGGACCAGGACCACACCATCCGCTACCTGGCCGACATGACCCACGTGTTGCAAGAGGTGAAAAGCGGGCGCTCCCGTTTGGCCTTTTTACTCAACCCCACCAAGGTGGAGCAGGTGCAGCGCGTGGCCGAGGCCGGGCTGATCATGCCCCGCAAGGCCACCTACTTCTACCCCAAGGTGCTCACCGGCCTGGTCATCAACCTGCTCTGCCACGACGAGCAGGCGCAAGACTGCCGAAAGTAG
- a CDS encoding ferredoxin-thioredoxin reductase catalytic domain-containing protein yields the protein MTAQELYEMLKKVQEPKGYYFSDDMERTMGLMEGLLANKERYGYMCCPCRLASGDRDKDADIICPCAYREADVLEYGSCYCNLYVSRAWNQNEVPHDYVPERRPPEKMPY from the coding sequence ATGACCGCCCAAGAACTCTACGAGATGCTCAAAAAGGTGCAGGAGCCCAAGGGCTACTACTTCAGCGACGACATGGAGCGCACCATGGGCCTCATGGAGGGGCTTTTGGCCAACAAGGAGCGCTACGGCTACATGTGCTGCCCTTGCCGCCTGGCCTCGGGAGACCGGGACAAGGACGCGGACATCATCTGCCCCTGCGCCTACCGGGAGGCCGACGTGCTCGAGTACGGCTCCTGCTATTGCAACCTGTACGTGAGCCGGGCCTGGAACCAGAACGAGGTGCCCCACGACTACGTGCCCGAAAGGCGGCCCCCGGAAAAGATGCCTTACTGA
- a CDS encoding glutaredoxin family protein → MTPPVKLFALSTCSHCRNTRKFLDDNQVPYDVVEVDLCPLEEREDVINEVRKYNPATSFPTLIIGDKVIVGYREGEIKEALGL, encoded by the coding sequence ATGACCCCCCCGGTTAAACTATTCGCCCTGAGCACCTGCAGCCATTGCCGCAACACCCGTAAGTTCCTGGACGACAACCAGGTTCCCTACGACGTGGTGGAAGTGGATCTCTGCCCGCTTGAGGAGCGCGAGGACGTCATCAACGAGGTGCGCAAATACAACCCCGCCACCTCCTTCCCCACCCTGATCATCGGCGACAAGGTGATCGTGGGCTACCGCGAGGGCGAGATCAAGGAGGCCCTGGGGCTATGA
- a CDS encoding cysteine hydrolase family protein: MSHALIIVDMLHDFIDPQGALCVPGAVGIVPAVRRELERARAAGETIIHVCDAHDSDDREFERFPPHAVAGSAGAEIIGQLAPRQGELVVTKRRYSPFYDTELHDLLKELGVSRATVVGVCTHICVMETVAGLANRDLAVRVVRDAVADFDPELAQAALRRMESLFGAEIV, translated from the coding sequence GTGTCCCATGCCCTGATCATCGTAGACATGCTGCATGATTTCATCGATCCCCAAGGGGCCCTGTGCGTGCCGGGCGCGGTGGGGATTGTGCCGGCGGTGAGGCGGGAGTTGGAGCGGGCCCGCGCCGCGGGGGAGACGATCATCCACGTCTGCGACGCCCACGACTCCGACGACCGCGAGTTCGAGCGTTTTCCGCCCCACGCCGTGGCCGGCAGCGCCGGGGCGGAGATCATCGGTCAGCTAGCTCCCCGTCAGGGAGAGTTGGTGGTCACCAAACGGCGCTACAGCCCCTTTTACGACACCGAGCTGCACGATCTTCTCAAAGAGCTGGGGGTGAGCCGGGCCACGGTGGTGGGGGTTTGCACCCATATCTGCGTGATGGAGACGGTGGCCGGCCTGGCCAACCGGGACCTGGCGGTACGGGTCGTACGGGATGCGGTGGCCGATTTCGACCCCGAGCTGGCCCAGGCGGCGCTGAGGCGCATGGAGAGCCTGTTCGGGGCCGAGATCGTCTGA